ATCTGCTAACATAATTAAATCCTAATTTCTCCCAGAAAAACAAGAGGAACCAAAACGCGGCTAGCGGGAACACAGTATCTGAGGATTCGTGACAAAACGGCATTGGTACCTTCAGGAGGGGTGCGGGGTCGGGGGAGGCTTGTTTTCTTTGGAACAGAAAGCATTTTCTCAAGAcaccaattttcatgaaacaatgaaaatataatttgCAGGGCCACCCGCTCTTTCGCTCGGAGATGTAAGCTCGGTTTTCCTACCAGGCGAGTCGGGCTGACCCCTCCTGATCCTTTTCTTCGCCTTGCTTCCATCTGTTCTTCAAATCAACACTTGCAGACAGGTTTCATTGACACCGGTGATGTTCAAATTAACCTGCAGAATTGAATCCGGGGGACCCTGCGTCTTCCAATGAAGACGCACCCAAACCTGCGAGGTGCCGACCCTGAGGCAGCCTGTCCCAGTGCAGGCTGGGGGGGGGTGACACTAGGACAGGGCCAATGTGGATGCCTCACTGGCCCACACATCCTGGCTCGGGCTCCCCTCGGCACATTAGCCTTGTGCCAGGGCCACACAAAGCAGCCAGCTTCTCTCTTCCAAGGCCTTTGCTCCGCTGCCTTGAGCAGCCCCAGGTACTCTCACGAGAACATGTCCGTGGGAGGACACCTTGGCCTGGGTTGGctcttttcttccatttctccaGTTTGGCTGATTGAAACCGAGGTGCCGGTTGACCAGGAGAACATAGTGTGTGGGTCTAGGCTTTGTCACACGTGAGTGTCACAATCCCCATCCTGCTAGACCCATCTGGATGAGCCCATTGGCCTGCTTGAGAAGAAGGACCACACTCTGGCTCTTCTGGGGACCGTGAAGCTCAAACCAGATGATGTGCGCACGTGCGTGAAGTCCACCCTTGTTGCCATCGTCCTTGTCATCAGCAGCCTGACTTCTGCTTTCTCAGCTAGGCACTGGGGACCCCACGGACCCTGACTGGGACTCCCAACCTCCTGGGGGCAGAGGAATTTGCTCCACTTCATTTCTCTGAGAGGTCACCAGGGCATGGCAAGCTTGGGGCCCCTGTTTCCAATCACACAGCTCCAAGAGGGCAGTGTGGGGCCTCGTGGCCCCCCAAACCCAGATGGGAAAGTACAAACACTCACAGGGAAGAGGGCAGAATGTGCTGACCAGGCACCTCTCAGCTCATGACCCTTCCCAGGGCCCTGCCTGGCAAAGTCTCACCCCCTGGGCTGAAGCCCTGGAGACTCAGCTGCTCCTGACCCACTTTAGCCACTGCTCAGAGGAGGATAAGACAGGACAGCAGCTGCAGCAGCCGGTTGGCCAGGGTCGGGCCCCATGAGCACAGCCCGATGCTGCAATGCTCGGATGTTGCTCCTGCCAAGCTTCCCACAGCATCCCGCCATCTGggttgcctcagcctctgagtgaGGATGACAGTTTCTGAGGGACTTGCTGCTCTTTAGCAGCTGAAGGTCCTGGGTGCACCTCATAACAACTCCTGGAAATCATAGTGGCCATCCCACGCCCTGGCTCAATTGTTGCAGGGTCAGGGCAGAGCACATGGGGGATTCCCCAAGAGGACCTGGAGTCCAGTGCAGTGACTCTGCTGCTCACAACCACCCTCTGACCACCTCCTTCTAAGACATTTTAATTCCTACCCAGGCTTAGGGATGAGGCTGCAAGGTGGCCTTCTACATGGGCACTGGGCCTCTGCTGGTGGGCCATGCCCACACTCATTCACCACCCACCCAGCAAGCTGGCACTGGTGTAGGTCTCACAGATAGAGATGGACAAATCAAAGACCTGGCACTGGAACAGGACAGGGAGTAAGTGGCCTGGTGTGGACAGCAAGGCTGGAGAGGTGGAGCAGAACCTGGGTTCCTCAGTGAGGTCTGCTCTGGGGGAGGACTGAGGTCCCACTGCCCTGGCTCCTCAGATCTCAGTCCTCCTTGTCCAGTACTGCCCAGGAGGGGGCCTACAGAAGGGCAGGGCTTCTAGGAGTCTGGATCCCAGAGCCGAATTTTCAGAGGCTTCCCAGCCCAAGAATCTGGGCCAGCCTCCCTCAAGGAGGCCTGCATTCCAGGGTGGTCACAACTGGGAATCCAAGGAATGAGTCAGAAAACTGATTCTAGGAATTCCAACATGCAGAGTACCTCCAGAACTGGGGGCAGTCTAAGGGGTGCTAGACAACCTGGTGGACAAGGTGGAGGTACCAGCAGGGAAAGGGGAATGGTCACCCTGGGGAATGAGGTAGAGGTGCAGGCAGGCTATGGGGCTTCCTCTGGCCTCCCAAGCTACAGCCCTGGGTGGAGGTGGAGAGTAGGGAAGGCAGGTGGTGTATCTGGGGTGTACACATCTCTGATCCAGATCTTTCTGGTTTGCAGCTGGCACCAGAGAAGTGACCGGGGAAGTGAGAAGTGGCCACCTACGCTGGGAGCCCCCTTGCCAGCCACCCACGCCTGAAGGCATGCCCATCACTGCAGTTCTGCCCCCCCGCCTTGATGGTCCCTGGATCTCCACTGGGTAAGACCCCCAAGTCCTCACAGACCCCTAGGCTGAGGGACTTCTTCTCTGAGCCTTAGTGTCCATATGTGTGCACACAGTGTACCCAGTTCCCAAGAGGCCTGGTGGGTGCTAAGCACATGGCTTTACCTCCCCTCTGTAGACAGCACCTGGGGGCAGGGACTGTTGGGACATCACACCCTTGCCAATGACACCAGGACGGGAGATGCGTTAATTCAACGCATGGAGCCCCATTATCCAGATACTTAGAGAGTTCCTGTTGTGAGCTGGGCACAAGGGCTCAGCAGTGGGGCAATTGCTGAGTACCCAAACAGAAACAATTGATAGCAACTTGAGATGGTGCCGAGATCTGCAGCGAAGGAAATAAAACCAAGGATGTAAAGCAAATGACCTGGAAGCCTTTTATAGGGGGTGATATTCTGCTGAGAGCTGAAAGAAAAGGAGTCTGCCCTCCAGAGAGCCAGAGAGAAGCCCAGCAGAGGGCACAGCTggggcaaaggccctgaggccggAAGTGGCAGGCCAGAGAGCCTGGTGTTCCCATGCTAGTCTCCTCACCGACAGGCTCCACTGACATTTCAGAGGCTGGTGGCCACTCTGAAGCCCTGGACTCTGTGCTGGGCCCTCATCTATGGCCCACAAACCTGCTGCAGCCAGCTGAGCTCCCCCATCCCAGGGCTGGGGTAGAAAGTAGGACAGCTGTGGCCTCCTCCTCCTGCATCCCTCCTGATGTGCCCCCTGGTCAGTCCCATTCTGGGGTCAAGGACTGgactctctgtgtcctccatatgCTTCCTGAGCTCATGGAGAAACCCCACTGCCAAACATCTGGTAGTGCTTTGCAGGGAGGGAGCCTCGGGAGTTCCACAAAGCCACTCAAACTCTTCCCAGGCTTTTCCGGGGCTGGCTCCTCCGCCCTCCCCAGTCCAGGTGGGGTCCAGGCAACACTGTCAAGGCTACTCTAAAGCCGAACCAGGGCATGGGGAGGGGACACAGATGTTAGGCTTCTCCTTCCTCCAGGTAACAGCACTCTGGAGAACCCAAGGGATGAGTCAGAAAACAGATTCTAGAATTTCTTCCAGAACTTTCTTCCTAGAAAGTCCCCTGCTATGTTCTCAAGGCAAGCCCTGTTGCTTTCTGGGAGGAATGTGGAAAAGATTCTGGAGTCTGGGACCACCAAGACATCCAGTGTGACCTGCTGCATCCCTTGAGCAAATCTCTCCACTCCCCAGGCCTCGTCAGTGGCCCTTGGGGTGTGGGCACCCCTCCCCATCTTTAACCACCACCTGTTCTGGTACTCATTTGCTATTTTTCTTTAAACCAACTCCCTTTATTTACTTAAACATAATCATTCATTTTtacagctttattgaggtataattggcATACAGTAAACTGCACACATTTACAGtgtaatataattatttttaaaggaagCACAATATCACCCCTATACGAAGAACAGAGCCACTTGCCATAAATAAGAAGTAACTGTAAAAAGAAACTCaatgaaacaaaacaacataATTAGATTTGCTCTGGATTCATGGCCTACCTAAGGCTCCAAGTCTGTTcttcactgggaaaaaaaaaaaggttggtgtTAAAGTCACTCCAGCTCCTTTATCCTTGATACTAGCAGAAAgattgaaagaaaagaaagggaaaccGTTTTCTTGCTGGGTGACAACATATTTCTTCTGCTCCAACAGCCCCATTATAAAATACCAAGAAAACAAGGGCACGGGTTGGAGTCCGGTTGAGCGGTGTACATCCACCCATTGCCCCACCTGAGCCCCAGTGGGGAAGTCCCAGAGGCCTATCCTGCCCAGCCGGGGGCATGGCAGTGGGTCTGGGAGCCAGGTGGCTTTCCTTTCCTACCTTCCACTCTGAACTTGTTTGCATCACCAGTAGAATTGAGCCTGGGGGCCGAGGCCTACCCACCACCTGCTTCTGGCACGCAACCAGGCCAATGTACTTCCATGATATCTACATCTGCTTTAGCTCTACAACTGCAGTCTTAAGTGGCTGCCACAGAACCATCTGGCCCACCAAATCGAAGCTATGTATCATCTGATCACTTGTTCCTGCACCCCTCATTTGCTGGCCAGGACATAGGGTGGAGGTGCCGGAGCTCACTGGGAAGAAACAGGACACAGCCTCCCAGACCTCACAGAGCAGCAGGTCCCGAGGTGGTTGCAAAAGCCCCCTGTTGTTAGACCCGAGGTTAGGATGAAAGAGGAACTAGAAAGATCCGACAGTGGGTGGAAGGTCCTAACTCACCCCAGCAGTGAGGCTGACCCAAACAAGCCAGGGAAACTGAGGTTGTGGGGGCCAGATCAGAAGTGGAGGTTGGGGAGGCCAAGCCCAGCCCAGAGGACAGAGGGCCCCAGGACGCATTCTCACCTCTCCACCCAGCACCCATCTCCTCCCCACGGCAGTTGTGAGGTGCGACCAGGCCCAGAGTTCCTCACCCGCTCCTACACCTTCTATCCCAACCGCCTCTTCCGGGCCTACCAGTTCTACTATGGAGACGCCTCCTGCCAGCAGCCAACCCACTCTCTGCTCATCAAGGGCAAAGTCCGCCTGCGCAGGGCCTCCTGGGTCACTCGGGGTGCCACCGAGGCCGACTACCACCTGCACAAGGTGGGCATCGCCTTCCACAGCCACCGTGCCCTGCTCAATGTCATCAGGCACCTCAATCAGTCCCAAGCCATCCAGGATTGTATGGGAAGGCTGCCCCCAGCCCAGGCCTGGCTGCCAGGAGCACTGTATGAGCTGTTGAGCACCCGGACCCAGGGGGACTGCATGGTAGCACTGGGCTTCAGCATGCATGAGCTCAGCCTGGTCCGTGTGCAACGCAGCCTGCAACCACAGCCCCGGGCTGCACCCCAGCTTGTGGAGGAACTGTACCTGGGGGACGTCCACACCACCTGGGCGGAGAGGCATTACTACAGGCCCACCGGTTACCAGCGCCCACTGCAGAGTGCCCTGGTGAGTCTGGGGCCCTGGGCGGGGAGCTCTGGGCCCACCCAGAAGGCCCTACATGACCTGGTCTCTACCAAAGGTCCTTTCTGCCCTGTCTCATCAGTGCCCGTTATTGACCCTGGCTTCAGGAATTTGGATATGCCATGGCCCCTGCTTGAGACTTCTCTTTCCAAGCCTTCACAAGGCCACTGGCTATTTCCAGAAGGACACGTGTTCAGTCTTCCCCGTCTGGTCTTCCACAGTCCCTGCACTCCAGACTTGGTCCTCATGGGCCCTGCTGATCTCATTTCTATCCTTACGGGGCGGGTTTTCTCAGCTCAAATGTCCCTTCCAATCCCTACTCCACATATTTTCCAGCACAGAGcacaacttggagctctgctggcccttcTCCCCTTCTCCTTTGCCTCTTCACTGTGGCAGAAAACCCTTCACAAGGGTGGGGCCAAAGCACAGAGTCTGGCCAACAGATGCTCAGGAATAAACCGAAGGGGCATCTTTCCCCCTTTCCTCATGGGGCTGCTGCCTACCCTCTGGATGCCACCCTCAGGATCTCATTGTGGAACTCTCCTTGGACCTGGAAGCAGAGCCACAGACACACCCCCTCATGCTAACTTTAGGTGGAGTTGCATCAATATTGCCCCCCGGACCTGGGCATCTGAGAGAGTGAAGGTCGGGCAGGGTCTGGGGTCCTATGTTTCTAACATGCATCCTCATGGTCTGCATTCTGGGTGGGGAGGCCCAGTCTAAAATGAACTGATTGCTGTGAGATGCAGCCCCAACTCCAGAGTGAACTTCCCTGAAGCCCATCAACCTAGATTATAAAGGAAGCCATTTCAAAGGTGCCGCCCTAATTTGGAGAAGTTttagtagactttttttttttttggcctgatAATCAAACAGAAAGAAAGTTAATCTTAATTGCATTATATATTCCTGGCACATAGCCAGTACAAGGGTGGTCCTTGTGACCTTTTCTGTCTCCAAGACCCCACCTCTCTGGTGCAGGTGAATCCTAAGGTTCTCTCTCCCCGCCAAAAAAAACTGTCTTTAAAAACACAAGATGAAATGCACCTGATTTAAATAGAAACCCACCCCATTAAAATAGTTCCCCAATCTTAAAACCCGAATGTGCGGCACGGGAGCACGAAGAACAGGAATTCTTTCTTCACCCTCATGCTTGACCAGTGATGGGTGTCAATGGTACTTTCTGTATCTGTGACACTGATCGAGGGACATTGATGACAGAGGTTCAGCAGATGCTACTGGGGTTTGCTGCCTACATTCACAACAAGAAGAAAGGTTAAAAGTTAGTGGATGTGAAATTAGGATAGGACACTGGGTCAGGAACTTTGGTCCAAGGCACTCAGCATTTTCTGAAAGTGCAGATGAAGAGGGAGGGGAGGATGGATGAGCTCAGCATCCCTGCCAAGTACCCTTTGAACTCTTAGGccaggccaccctcacatcatttAGCATATACTGAGTGCTTACTGTGTATTTGACACTCAAGGAACTAAACTAGATGGGGAAACCTCTCACCCCTGGGAACAGCAGTTTATCAAAGTCCCCAGGGGTGGCACTGGGGATGAGACAGACCCCCAAATCCAGCTACTCTCCCATCTCTCTTTCACCCCCTCCCCCAAACCCAGGATCTGGGTAGCAGAGAAGGAACCCAACAAAATTCTCATAATCAGAAAATCAGCCTCAGAGTTCCTTGAGTGACCTCAAAATCATTCCCTCTTTGGCACCAATGTTCCAGACGGCTCTGGCTCAATCCCACTTAGCAAACCAGGGCAAGGCGGTGAGTGGCTTGCTGCCTCCCCGCCCCACAACACCATCAAGAGGGAAAAGGCAGACCCCTGAGGGCTACAGGGGCTAACCAGTTCACCTGGCCCCAGGCAGACTTCTGGGGCCATTGCTGTCCCTGCCCTCCCTGCTGCCTGGCCAGTCCTGGTGGCCCATGCAGCCTGAAAGGTGATTGAGAAGCAAGACACAGAAACGTGGGCACTGCCGAACAGTGCCAGATGTACAGGCATAAAATTAAATGTCCGCTCACCAAGCCCCCTTCTGAGGGGGGGAGACAATTTCAAATAAGGAAATGCTGCAGATAAATCCCCAAATAACGAATTAGTCATTACCTTATGCTCTCTGGGGCCTAAGCCTTGCCCACAACCCAAACCAGATGGTAAACATGAACATTTTTAGAAGTTAATTTAAAACCAATTTGATCCCCAAATTCATTGCCTGTATATAGAATCCTAATCAATCAGCCAACACTCAACCAAAATCATCTGAGCCTGGTGTCACCTCTGGGGGTTAATTAGAAACTGTTATGTGCTGTTTGAGAAATAACTTTATGTAACAGGCACAGGCCAGTAAGAGTTTGGCTTCCGCACAAGTGTGGATTCTGCTGGCTGGGGGCCTTGTATATTAACACGTGAGACTCCAGAGCACTGCAGAAGGATGTCTGGGAAATGGTCTATGGGGGACAGGACCCTTCAACATCTCCCACGGAAGAAATGCCTTATCATTCAGCTCTCTCACCTTGAAAGCTTGCTGACTCTCAATTTGTCTCTGCCAATTAGCACCCCCACCTACCcccgtggggggggggggggggcagctcTGGGATTATTTTGATGTAAAGCATTATGTCCTGTCAATGTACATTAGtgtgacaaaagttggaattcagGTTAAAATGCCTCAATTAGAGTAGAGACTTAGCAGTCAGCATCCCAATAACCAACACTCAAGCTAACTCTTGTATTTGCTTTTTTCTGTTGCAAACATTTTTGCAGTCATGTCCTAGCTTTTCAAAGTGTCTTCAAACTCTGGGTCAAAATCCCCCAAGCTgggatggagttgtggctcagtggtagagcacttgcctagcatgtgtgaggccctgggttcaattctcagcaccacatataaataaatatataaaataaatgaataaaataaaggtccatcaacatctgaaatatatataaaatcccCCAAGCCAaggcaggcacagtggtgcacacctgtaatcccagcagctggggggggagggggcgggggactgaagcaggaggatcacaagttcaaagtcagcctcagcaatggcaaggtgctaagcaactcagtgagaccctgtctctaaataaaacacaaaatggggctggggatatggctcagtggttgagtgcccctgagttcaatccccagtgcctcccCAAAATATCCCCCAAGCCAAAAATGGTATAGTCTCCTATATTATGGAAACCAGGAAAAGTTTGGGTTCAATAAGGATTAAGTAATAGCTTTTAAAGTATGGCAATCCAAAACAAGAAGAGCCCTGGCCCTCAGTCATCTGctattttctttctaaaccagaaCTTCCCTATGCCACTTGGTTGGCATGAAACTCACCCAACTATAGTGTGGGAATCTTTCAGggtttttgcatgaaaatatataCTAAAGCTAACTTCACAGCCAGGTCCTCAAAATGCCCCCTTTCCCTTGGACCCAGACCCCAAGTTTCCCTTAGGAAAGGCAAAATGGGTATTTGCTAGTTCCCTGGTCAGTTTTGACAAGTGGTTGTTCCAAAGCCATTGACCTTTCAGAATGATGCTCTTGGCTAAATTCAGGCAGCTCCctttaagaaaaaagaagatatgTGTATCTGGTTCCTTTTTGGCCTCTACTGAGCTTTTTTGCTCCAAAATTCAGACTGACTACTCCCACACAATTTGATTTAGCGTCTGTTTCCTGTTGACGTGTTTTACTGTAAACCAACCTCTGGAGAATCTGTAAGGCCGGACAACTGTAAATAAGACCTTAGAGAGGAAATCAGTTCATGGCCTGGGGCAACAGAGGGCTGAAAACTTGGTGTGACTGGTTTTCCCACTGAAAATTGCACGGGAATGAACATCTCTGAGCAGCTCTTGATGACTTCGCAGTTACCCGCCTGGCACCACCTCCAGCATGAGGGTTCCTAAGCATAGCTATGGCTTCTGAGCTTGGTTGCCACACTCACTGTCCAAGGGGTGATGGAAGGGTGCTCACCTTCCAAGGTGAGATCTCTAAAGACAAAAGTACTCTTTCCTCATGAGGAGATACAAACTACACTGAGGTAGACCCAGACAAGCAAGTTGTGCAGACAAGCAAGTTGTGTGGGGCAGTGTTTCAGCTCAGCTCTACCCCTTCCTGCCAGGGCAGCTGGAGCAGACCCCTACCCGCCCACCCTCTAGGTCTCAGCTGCCTCTGGTTTCCTGTGCAGTGGTTGTAGGAGCCATTTAGCACAGCTCTAGCCTTGAAGACCCAGGAGTGAGAAACAAGATGGGCATCAGTGGTCCCATTTCAGGGCCCAGCCGGCTGGGTGTGAGGGAGACAGCTTCTTCCAAACCCCAAGACACAAGGCTGGCGGGGACTTCCATGCGTTTCTCCCTCATTCATG
This region of Callospermophilus lateralis isolate mCalLat2 chromosome 3, mCalLat2.hap1, whole genome shotgun sequence genomic DNA includes:
- the Apcdd1l gene encoding protein APCDD1-like; translated protein: MTQKQPLTKATPTTHLDEPIGLLEKKDHTLALLGTVKLKPDDVRTCVKSTLVAIVLVISTGTREVTGEVRSGHLRWEPPCQPPTPEGMPITAVLPPRLDGPWISTGCEVRPGPEFLTRSYTFYPNRLFRAYQFYYGDASCQQPTHSLLIKGKVRLRRASWVTRGATEADYHLHKVGIAFHSHRALLNVIRHLNQSQAIQDCMGRLPPAQAWLPGALYELLSTRTQGDCMVALGFSMHELSLVRVQRSLQPQPRAAPQLVEELYLGDVHTTWAERHYYRPTGYQRPLQSALHHARPCPACQLIARADERHPPVLPAPVALPLRLGGRWASAGCEARPAVLFLTRLFTFHGAGRSWEGYYRHFSDPACRRPTFTVFAAGRYSRGTPSARVHGATELVFEVTRAHVTPMDQVTAAMLNLSEPSSCGGPGAWSVGAERDITVTNGCLPLGIRLPHVEYELFKMEQDPRGQSLLFIGQRPTDGSSPDTPEKRPTSYQAPLVLCTGQAGAAPRSLQPRGGGPCSPDTPLALLLLLLELAFLQWP